Proteins encoded by one window of Halorubrum ruber:
- a CDS encoding glycoside hydrolase family 68 protein, whose amino-acid sequence MSERNPDSRRSTEGWSPPQWTRSQADGIERTPETVAPVIEPPPEDPAADLHIWDTWLLRDRHGEIAEIDGWRVLFSLTAPEELLPGKRHDVAEIRFFYSRNGTEWHGGDRVFEADALGQRQWAGSALYDDGELYLYYTAAGDESADDLNYTQRIAVGHGGRFEADEDGVWSEGPWRHETILEPDGEWYENEDQSRGMIYTFRDPWFFEDPETGETNLLFEANTPVPVDSDRCDGDEAQTEFNGSVGVAASPSGDPLDWELEPPLLDGVCVNQELERPHVVPRDGRYYLFFSSHMHTFSPGLHGFDGLYGFVADSLRGEYEPLNGSGLVVTNPASVPFQAYSWMAFPYRDEILVQSFYNYREFAGDSLDGIADLSEAEQRRRFGGTLSPTLRLDVDGDRTRIHGTLAHWHIPTSEEELPDTDEYRPPDEVGSDDGYVDRVDARMDRHRTVGYLRSNY is encoded by the coding sequence ATGAGCGAGAGAAACCCCGACAGCCGACGGAGCACTGAGGGCTGGTCCCCGCCGCAGTGGACGAGATCGCAGGCCGACGGGATCGAACGCACGCCCGAAACCGTCGCCCCGGTCATCGAGCCGCCGCCCGAGGACCCAGCCGCCGACCTCCACATCTGGGACACGTGGCTGCTCCGGGATCGACACGGAGAGATCGCCGAGATCGACGGCTGGCGGGTGCTCTTCTCACTGACCGCCCCCGAGGAACTACTCCCCGGAAAGCGCCACGACGTCGCGGAGATCCGGTTCTTCTACTCCCGGAACGGCACCGAGTGGCACGGCGGCGATCGCGTGTTCGAGGCCGACGCGCTCGGCCAGCGCCAGTGGGCCGGCTCCGCGCTGTACGACGACGGCGAGCTGTACCTGTACTACACAGCCGCCGGGGACGAGTCGGCCGACGACCTGAACTACACGCAGCGCATCGCGGTCGGCCACGGCGGCCGTTTCGAGGCCGACGAGGACGGCGTGTGGAGCGAGGGGCCTTGGCGCCACGAGACCATCCTCGAACCGGACGGGGAGTGGTACGAGAACGAGGACCAGTCTCGGGGGATGATCTACACGTTCCGCGACCCCTGGTTCTTCGAGGACCCGGAGACGGGCGAGACAAACCTCCTGTTCGAGGCGAACACGCCGGTCCCCGTCGACAGCGACCGGTGCGACGGCGACGAGGCGCAGACGGAGTTCAACGGGAGCGTCGGCGTCGCCGCGTCCCCGAGCGGCGACCCGCTCGACTGGGAGCTCGAACCGCCGCTTCTCGACGGCGTCTGCGTCAATCAGGAGCTCGAACGCCCCCACGTCGTCCCCCGCGACGGCCGGTACTACCTCTTCTTTTCGAGCCACATGCACACCTTTTCGCCCGGTCTCCACGGTTTCGACGGCCTCTACGGGTTCGTCGCCGACTCGCTCCGGGGGGAGTACGAGCCGCTGAACGGGTCCGGGTTAGTCGTGACCAACCCAGCGAGCGTCCCCTTCCAGGCGTACTCTTGGATGGCGTTTCCCTACCGGGACGAGATACTCGTTCAGAGCTTCTACAACTACCGCGAGTTCGCCGGCGACTCGCTCGACGGCATCGCGGACCTCTCGGAGGCCGAGCAGCGACGCCGGTTCGGCGGGACGCTGAGCCCGACGCTTCGGCTCGACGTCGACGGCGATCGGACGCGCATCCACGGCACGCTCGCGCACTGGCACATCCCCACCTCGGAAGAGGAGCTCCCGGACACCGACGAGTATCGACCGCCGGACGAGGTAGGCTCGGACGACGGCTACGTCGATCGGGTGGACGCCCGGATGGATCGCCACCGGACCGTCGGGTACCTA